In one Pseudanabaenaceae cyanobacterium SKYG29 genomic region, the following are encoded:
- the cphA gene encoding cyanophycin synthetase, whose translation MKILKTQALRGPNFWHIDRHQLIVVRLDLEGNIHHLERFYRELEQCLPQIDTRRFPLTQEGVAQAVAEVALELQRMAGMEVEFATARATSDRDVYNCVFEYQYEECGRYAARAAVRLCQDVLETGTYKELEDDRKDLEEIKLDSQLGPSTDSIVAEAKARKIPWLELGSRAMIQLGYGVYQKRIQATLTDRSGILAVELACDKEGTKRILQDSGIPVPRGTVIKSLKYLEDAIEEVGGFPIVVKPLDGNHGRGITIDVRSVEEAEAAFALAQQVSDGVIIEKFHRGRDYRVLVIDGRVVAVAERVPAHVIGDGRSTIAELVEITNQDPRRGVGHDNVLTKIVVDQTSLAVLKRQGFTLESVPRSGEVVYLRATANLSTGGISVDRTDEIHPENVWLCQRVARIIGLDIAGIDVVTPDIRQPIRATDGVIVEVNAAPGFRMHTAPSVGLPRNVGEPVIDMLFPPGSPCRIPIIAVTGTNGKTTTTRLIAHIFKQTHKVVGYTTTDGIYIGDWLVEKGDTTGPYSAQVILRDPTVEVAVLETARGGILRSGLGFDRADVGIVLNVQADHLGLGDIDTIEDLAELKSVVVRAAAGYAILNAEDPLVAAMAKVVTAEVAYFSLDPHLSLVREHVRQGGIAAVYENGYLSIVKNGWTIRIEQAANVPLTLGGKAEFMIQNCLAAVLAAYVQGVRVEQIRKALTTFVASADQTPGRMNLFNMGKFHVLVDYAHNPAGYRAISGFINSWQGEKIGVIGAPGDRRNADIEELGELAAEMFDRVIIKEDSDRRGRERHEVADLLCRGITHVSPNFPYQIILDEKEAITKALAIAPDRSLVVIFPEKVDQTIEIIKKAMP comes from the coding sequence AGAGCAGTGTCTGCCCCAGATTGATACCCGTAGGTTTCCCCTGACACAGGAGGGCGTAGCCCAGGCAGTGGCGGAGGTTGCCTTGGAGTTACAGCGCATGGCGGGGATGGAGGTAGAGTTTGCCACGGCACGAGCAACTAGCGATCGGGATGTATATAATTGTGTGTTTGAGTACCAGTACGAGGAATGTGGGCGTTATGCAGCGCGGGCGGCGGTCAGGTTGTGTCAGGATGTGCTGGAAACGGGGACTTATAAAGAACTAGAGGATGACCGCAAGGACTTAGAGGAAATTAAGCTAGATTCCCAGCTGGGACCGAGTACGGATTCTATTGTGGCAGAGGCTAAGGCACGGAAAATTCCCTGGCTGGAACTGGGCAGCAGAGCGATGATTCAACTGGGGTATGGGGTCTATCAAAAACGCATCCAGGCAACCCTGACCGATCGTAGTGGCATTTTGGCGGTGGAGCTGGCTTGTGATAAGGAGGGGACAAAGCGGATTCTCCAGGATTCGGGGATTCCTGTGCCCAGGGGGACAGTAATTAAATCGCTCAAGTACCTAGAGGATGCCATTGAGGAGGTAGGGGGTTTCCCCATTGTGGTTAAACCACTGGATGGCAATCACGGTAGGGGGATCACGATCGATGTGCGCAGTGTAGAGGAGGCGGAGGCTGCTTTTGCCCTAGCCCAGCAGGTATCAGATGGGGTGATTATTGAGAAATTCCACCGGGGTAGAGATTATCGCGTGTTGGTGATCGATGGACGGGTGGTGGCGGTAGCAGAACGGGTACCTGCCCATGTGATCGGTGATGGGCGCTCGACAATTGCAGAATTAGTGGAAATTACCAACCAAGACCCCCGGCGGGGTGTGGGGCACGACAACGTTCTGACTAAGATTGTGGTTGACCAGACCAGTTTAGCTGTCCTCAAGCGCCAGGGATTTACCCTAGAGAGTGTACCCCGATCGGGGGAAGTGGTCTACTTGCGGGCAACGGCGAATTTGAGTACGGGGGGTATTTCCGTCGATCGCACGGATGAGATTCACCCAGAGAATGTGTGGCTATGTCAGCGGGTGGCACGGATTATTGGTTTGGATATTGCAGGGATTGATGTGGTTACCCCTGATATTCGCCAGCCGATTCGGGCAACGGACGGGGTAATTGTGGAAGTCAATGCGGCGCCTGGGTTTCGTATGCACACTGCCCCCAGTGTGGGATTGCCCCGCAATGTGGGTGAACCGGTGATAGATATGTTGTTCCCGCCGGGCAGCCCCTGTCGTATCCCAATTATCGCAGTGACGGGCACAAACGGCAAGACTACAACCACTCGCCTAATTGCTCATATTTTCAAGCAGACGCATAAAGTAGTGGGCTATACCACCACCGATGGCATCTACATTGGTGACTGGTTAGTAGAGAAAGGAGACACTACTGGACCCTACAGTGCCCAGGTCATTCTGCGGGACCCCACGGTGGAAGTGGCGGTATTAGAGACGGCGCGGGGAGGAATTCTACGGTCAGGTTTAGGTTTCGATCGAGCGGATGTGGGGATTGTCTTGAATGTGCAAGCAGATCACCTGGGTCTGGGGGATATAGACACGATCGAGGATTTAGCGGAATTAAAGAGTGTAGTGGTGCGGGCAGCAGCAGGTTACGCTATTTTGAATGCCGAAGACCCCTTAGTAGCGGCAATGGCAAAGGTAGTGACAGCGGAAGTGGCATACTTTTCCCTTGACCCCCATTTGTCTTTAGTACGGGAGCACGTGCGCCAGGGAGGGATAGCAGCGGTATATGAGAATGGCTATCTCTCGATCGTGAAGAACGGTTGGACAATACGCATAGAACAGGCGGCTAATGTGCCCTTGACCCTGGGGGGCAAAGCAGAATTCATGATTCAAAATTGTTTGGCGGCGGTGTTGGCTGCCTATGTGCAGGGCGTGAGAGTTGAGCAAATCCGCAAAGCCTTGACCACTTTCGTTGCTTCTGCTGACCAGACCCCTGGGCGCATGAACCTGTTCAATATGGGTAAGTTTCACGTCCTGGTGGACTACGCCCACAATCCCGCGGGCTACCGTGCCATTTCCGGGTTTATCAACAGCTGGCAGGGGGAAAAGATTGGTGTAATTGGGGCACCGGGCGATCGACGCAATGCGGACATCGAAGAACTAGGGGAATTAGCAGCGGAGATGTTCGATCGGGTGATTATTAAAGAGGATAGTGACCGTAGGGGCAGAGAGCGCCATGAGGTGGCAGACTTGTTATGCCGCGGGATCACCCATGTCAGCCCTAATTTCCCCTATCAAATTATCCTCGATGAAAAGGAAGCGATTACTAAAGCTCTGGCAATTGCCCCCGATCGCTCCTTGGTGGTCATCTTCCCAGAGAAGGTGGATCAAACGATCGAGATTATCAAAAAAGCCATGCCCTGA
- a CDS encoding chlorophyll a/b-binding protein translates to MTEPSQLPQIEDPKFGFNTYAERLNGRAAMVGFVLALVIEYFTHQGVLAWLGIINPANY, encoded by the coding sequence ATGACGGAACCGAGCCAACTGCCGCAGATAGAAGACCCCAAATTTGGCTTTAATACCTATGCGGAGCGCTTAAACGGTAGGGCAGCAATGGTAGGGTTTGTACTTGCCCTGGTGATTGAATACTTTACCCATCAGGGTGTACTAGCTTGGTTAGGCATTATCAATCCTGCCAATTATTAG
- the lspA gene encoding signal peptidase II, producing MSRSNRSFWLVAGAGLAIDQVTKLLVMKLMELHQSIPLWRGVFHLTYVTNTGAAFSLFSQNPIGLKWISLLVSLGLVILGWRARNWHPWEKVGFGLILAGAAGNGIDRFLYGYVIDFLDLRLIRFPVFNVADVCINLGLACLLVYLWQHPR from the coding sequence ATTAGTAGAAGCAATCGATCGTTTTGGCTAGTGGCGGGAGCTGGTCTGGCTATAGACCAGGTGACTAAGCTATTGGTAATGAAACTGATGGAGCTGCATCAGAGTATTCCCCTGTGGAGGGGTGTCTTCCATTTGACCTACGTGACTAATACAGGGGCAGCCTTTAGTTTATTCAGTCAAAATCCGATCGGTTTGAAATGGATTTCCCTGCTTGTGAGTTTGGGATTGGTGATCTTAGGCTGGCGGGCAAGGAATTGGCACCCTTGGGAGAAAGTAGGATTCGGTCTCATTTTGGCGGGGGCAGCGGGCAATGGCATCGATCGATTTTTATACGGTTATGTCATTGATTTTTTGGATTTGCGCTTAATTCGTTTTCCTGTGTTCAACGTAGCTGATGTGTGCATTAACTTAGGATTAGCTTGTCTTCTAGTCTATCTATGGCAGCATCCCCGATAG